From a region of the Coffea arabica cultivar ET-39 chromosome 3e, Coffea Arabica ET-39 HiFi, whole genome shotgun sequence genome:
- the LOC140038564 gene encoding probable ion channel CASTOR, whose protein sequence is MSLDRMDSSSDSPSTSFSNRDWFFPSQSFINSSHHIPRTSIRRFSSPYPKRAATPSFQSFPASPPPPPWTPSISNSSPPPPPPPPPPANYYAKYAGVRRGSAYLSRQLRNQKSTSQNDGGGIGGQGIKSKSDDAVSEFREDSKTTTEPAGKRLTGLFGGRLIVRWQTAFTAAVLVTAFSSLVHKNFALHNEVIRLQDQIFKLNHRLLVCSLLDSIDDIDSTTHDINHLSNKSLKNIAVVASLALLSIPFLFLKYVDYVSNSRRLSDILTEKVSLNKQLAYRVDAFLSVHPYAKPLALLVATVLLICLGGLALFGVTDDSLADSLWLSWTYVADSGNHANSEGIGPRLVSVSISFGGMLVFAMMLGLVSDAISEKFDSLRKGRSEVVGQNHTLILGWSDKLGSLLNQLAIANESLGGGMVVVMAERDKEEMELDIAKMEFDFRGTSVLCRSGSPLILADLKKVSVSKARAIVILAEDGNADQSDARALRTVLSLTGVKEGLRGHIVVELSDLDNEVLVKLVGGDLVETVVAHDVIGRLMIQCARQPGLAQIWEDILGFENCEFYIKRWPQLDGMPFEEVLICFPDAIPCGVKAASYGGKIILNPDDSYVLQEGDEVLVIAEDDDTYAPAALPTVQRGYLPKDFIVPKSAERILFCGWRRDMEDMIMVLDAFLAPDSELWMLNEVPEKEREKKLIDGGLDSSRLVNITLVNREGNAVVRRHLESLPLESFDSILILADESVEDSAIQADSRSLATLLLIRDIQVLCKFTDPNGYMI, encoded by the exons ATGTCCTTGGACAGAATGGACTCCTCATCGGACTCCCCGTCGACGTCGTTTAGCAACCGCGACTGGTTCTTCCCTTCCCAATCCTTCATAAACTCTTCCCACCATATCCCAAGAACATCCATCCGTAGATTCTCCTCTCCTTATCCAAAACGGGCTGCAACGCCGTCGTTTCAGAGCTTTCCGGCCAGTCCTCCGCCGCCGCCGTGGACTCCTTCAATATCTaattcttctcctcctcctcctcctcctcctcctccgccgGCTAACTACTACGCCAAGTATGCCGGTGTACGACGCGGTTCTGCTTACCTTAGTCGTCAGTTGCGAAATCAGAAGTCAACGAGTCAGAACGACGGCGGTGGAATTGGTGGTCAAGGAATTAAGAGCAAGTCCGACGACGCCGTTTCTGAGTTCAGGGAGGATAGTAAAACGACGACGGAGCCGGCGGGTAAGAGGCTGACTGGCTTATTCGGTGGCCGGTTGATTGTTCGTTGGCAAACGGCTTTCACCGCTGCA GTATTAGTAACAGCATTTTCGTCGTTGGTGCATAAAAATTTTGCGTTACACAATGAGGTTATTCGTTTACAG GATCAAATTTTCAAGCTCAATCACCGGTTACTGGTTTGCAGTTTGCTTGATTCTATAGATGATATTGATTCAACGACACACGACATAAACCATCTTTCCAACAAAAGCTTGAAAAACATAGCTGTAGTCGCCTCACTAGCATTGCTATCaattccatttctttttctcaagtATGTTGACTATGTCTCGAATTCGAGAAGATTGTCTGACATTCTCACAGAGAAAGTATCTTTAAACAAGCAGCTGGCATACAGGGTTGATGCTTTTTTATCTGTTCATCCCTATGCTAAGCCACTCGCCTTGTTAGTTGCAACAGTACTACTTATTTGTCTTGGCGGGTTAGCACTTTTTGGGGTTACAGATGACAGCTTAGCAGATTCCCTATGGTTATCTTGGACCTATGTTGCAGACTCAGGCAATCATGCTAATTCCGAGGGCATTGGTCCGAGGTTAGTGTCAGTGTCCATTAGCTTTGGTGGGATGCTCGTATTTGCAATGATGCTGGGACTCGTTTCAGATGCAATTTCTGAGAAGTTTGACTCACTGAGAAAAGGAAGAAGTGAAGTTGTAGGGCAAAATCACACTCTTATCCTTGGGTGGAGTGACAAGTTG GGATCTCTATTGAATCAACTTGCTATAGCCAATGAGAGTTTGGGTGGTGGAATGGTTGTGGTTATGGCTGAAAGAGACAAAGAAGAGATGGAGCTTGACATTGCTAAAATGGAATTTGATTTTAGAGGAACATCTGTTCTATGCAGAAGTGGAAGCCCTTTGATTTTAGCCGACCTGAAAAAG GTATCTGTCTCTAAGGCTCGTGCAATTGTCATTCTTGCCGAAGATGGAAATGCCGACCAG AGTGATGCTCGTGCCTTGCGGACAGTTCTAAGCTTAACAGGAGTCAAAGAAGGACTAAGGGGACATATAGTGGTCGAACTGAGTGATCTTGATAATGAAGTCCTTGTTAAACTTGTAGGTGGAGATCTAGTTGAAACAGTTGTCGCACATGATGTAATTGGGCGGCTAATGATTCAATGTGCTCGGCAACCAGGCCTTGCGCAG ATATGGGAAGACATTCTTGGCTTTGAGAATTGTGAGTTCTACATCAAAAGATGGCCTCAGTTGGATGGAATGCCCTTTGAGGAAGTCTTGATTTGCTTCCCTGATGCTATTCCTTGTGGTGTCAAGGCAGCATCGTATGgtggaaaaataattttgaatccTGACGACTCCTATGTTTTGCAAGAAGGAGATGAAGTTCTTGTGATTGCAGAAGACGATGATACATATGCTCCAGCAGCACTGCCTACG GTTCAGAGAGGATATCTACCCAAGGATTTTATTGTTCCAAAATCTGCAGAGCGCATACTTTTTTGTGGTTGGCGTCGAGATATGGAAGATATGATTATG GTATTGGATGCCTTTTTAGCACCTGATTCAGAGTTGTGGATGCTCAATGAAGTTCCCGAAAAGGAAAGGGAGAAAAAGCTCATAGATGGTGGCCTTGATAGCAGCAGATTGGTCAATATAACGCTGGTTAACCGTGAAGGAAATGCTGTTGTTCGACGTCACCTTGAAAGCCTGCCATTAGAATCTTTTGATTCT ATCTTAATTTTAGCTGATGAATCAGTTGAAGATTCAGCAATCCAGGCTGATTCCAGATCTCTTGCCACATTGCTTCTTATCCGTGATATTCAGGTACTTTGCAAGTTTACTGATCCCAATGGATATATGATTTGA
- the LOC113737689 gene encoding syntaxin-61-like, whose protein sequence is MSSSAQDPFYIVMEEIQDSIDKLLSSFHKWERLAPDSGEQLNLTKELLAGCESIQWQVDELDKTISVAARDPSWYGINEPELEKRRRWTSNARSQVGNMKKAIVAGKESNGLSSSNVNGMRRELMRMPNSQQTDRSNQYVTQANDDLISSESDRQLLLIKQQDEELDELSASVERIGGVGLTIHEELLAHEKIIDDLGTEMEGTSNRLDFVQKKVGMVMKKAGAKGQFMMILFLLVLFIILFVLVFFT, encoded by the exons atgtcATCTTCAGCTCAGGACCCTTTCTACATTGTTATGGAAGAGATCCAAGATTCT ATTGACAAGTTGCTATCTAGCTTTCACAAATGGGAGCGTCTTGCTCCAGATAGTGGAGAGCAACTAAATCTGACCAAGGAACTTCTTGCTGGTTGTGAGAGCATTCAGTGGCAG GTGGATGAATTGGATAAAACAATTTCCGTAGCAGCAAGAGATCCTTCATGGTATGGTATCAATGAACCAGAGCttgagaaaagaagaagatggaCAAGCAATGCTCGAAGTCAG GTTGGCAATATGAAGAAGGCAATAGTAGCTGGGAAGGAGTCTAATGGCTTAAGCTCTTCAAATGTAAATGGAATGCGTAGGGAACTCATGAGAATGCCAAATTCGCAACAGACGGACAGATCCAACCAGTATGTTACACAAGCTAATGATGATCTCATATCCTCAGAATCAGACAGACAGCTACTTCTCATAAA GCAACAAGATGAAGAGTTGGATGAGCTCAGTGCTAGTGTAGAAAGAATTGGTGGTGTTGGCCTTACGATACATGAAGAACTTCTTGCACAT GAAAAGATTATAGATGACTTGGGTACAGAGATGGAGGGAACATCAAATCGCCTTGATTTTGTTCAG AAAAAGGTTGGCATGGTAATGAAGAAGGCTGGAGCCAAGGGTCaatttatgatgattttgtTCCTTCTCGTTTTGTTTATCATTCTGTTTGTGCTGGTCTTTTTCACTTAG
- the LOC113736919 gene encoding uncharacterized CRM domain-containing protein At3g25440, chloroplastic — MLSRLSLKKCATSGSGSGGFSKYIFQNNSTLTSPRRGLFLYDFLVQNISSSPCFPEATSFSHFHHHYTSAHRGDSWLEKPFPESKPSMKKSSLLSNRLLALQSHDISSKSIQVRHISNPSIELKTDKDGVRFNFGSPAVNGGSQRKAKKAGKKVKMSKKAKLNELKFYRLKAKKKMNSPNPEVRIRYKLEKAKRKEAWLIEKLRKYEVSKVPVEAYDPEILTEEERFYLKRTGEKKKNYVPVGRRGVFGGVVLNMHLHWKKHETVKVICKPCKPGQVHEYAAELARLSKGTVIDIKPNNIIIFYRGKNYVQPVVMSPPDTLSKAKALEKYRYEQSLEHTSQFIEKLEKELEDYLEHLVHYKKEKENMPPSTTIDT; from the exons ATGTTGTCCAGACTCTCACTGAAGAAGTGTGCCACTAGTGGCTCCGGCAGCGGCGGCTTttccaaatatatttttcagAACAACTCCACTCTAACGTCTCCCCGAAG GGGATTGTTTCTTTATGACTTCCTAGTCCAAAATATTTCTAGTTCTCCATGTTTTCCTGAAGCTACTTCATTTTCTCACTTTCACCATCATTACACAAGCGCACACCGAGGAGATTCCTGGCTAGAAAAACCTTTTCCTGAATCTAAACCTTCTATGAAGAAAAGCTCATTATTAAGTAATAGATTGCTGGCTTTGCAGTCACATGATATCTCTTCAAAATCCATACAAGTTAGACACATCAGTAATCCTTCGATTGAGCTGAAGACAGATAAAGATGGTGTCAGGTTTAATTTTGGTAGTCCGGCAGTCAATGGTGGGTCACAAAGAAAAGCAAAGAAGGCAGGCAAGAAGGTTAAAATGTCCAAAAAAGCAAAACTTAATGAGCTTAAGTTCTACAGGTTGAaggcaaaaaagaaaatgaattctCCAAACCCAGAAGTTAGGATAAGATATAAACTTGAAAAG GCGAAAAGAAAGGAAGCTTGGCTGATTGAGAAATTGAGGAAATATGAGGTATCTAAAGTTCCTGTGGAAGCATATGATCCTGAAATTTTAACTGAAGAAGAGAGGTTTTACCTGAAGCGTACtggtgagaaaaagaaaaactatgtTCCAGTTGGGAGACGAGGTGTATTTGGAGGTGTTGTTCTTAATATGCATCTCCATTGGAAGAAGCACGAGACGGTTAAGGTCATTTGCAAACCTTGCAAGCCTGGACAGGTTCACGAATATGCTGCAGAGCTAGCTCGATTAAGTAAGGGAACTGTTATTGACATTAAACCTAACAACATTATAATCTTCTATCGTGGGAAGAATTATGTTCAACCAGTTGTTATGTCACCTCCAGATACACTCTCTAAAGCTAAG GCCTTAGAAAAGTATAGATATGAGCAATCCCTGGAGCACACAAGTCAGTTTATcgagaaattggaaaaagagCTTGAAGATTATCTTGAACACCTTGTTcattacaaaaaagaaaaggagaatatGCCTCCGAGTACAACTATTGATACTTGA